From the genome of uncultured Bacteroides sp.:
ATATTGTACTGCACTATCATTCATTCTAGGATACTGACTATTCAATAGTTTAATCATTTCTGCACCTGCCCATATAACAGGTCCGTAACCATGAGCTGCGAATGTATTTACCGGACGATAACAGTAATACGCCGGATCAAATCCCATACCCGTACCCACACACGTACCTTCAACTTCGCCTTGTGCATTAATCTTTGTAGAAATAGCATGCCATCCAAGTTGAGCAACCGGACCATAAGCCACAGCATCTACCCATCCCCTATTTATTGCATGAGCAATACAATAAACGTATATTGCAGTAGCAGAAGTTTCCAGATAAGAATCATTTCTGTCCAGAAGCTGGTGCCAAAAACCTTCACCTGATTGACATGCAGCCAAACCAGCTATATGAGCTTGCAATTGTTCCATTATTGCATCATACTGAGGATGAGACTGAGGCAATACATCAAGAGTCTCTACTAATGTAAGTAAAGCCCATCCATTGGCTCTTGCCCAATGAAAAGAAGGATGTTGCTTCATACCCTCTACCCAGCCATGACGATAAAGTCCTTTCTCTTTGACAAACATTCGTGATGAAAATTGCAGAATCTGCTTTACTGCTTCATTATAATATTTCTCTTCTCCTGTAAGTTTACCCATTTGAGCAATAGCAGGCACAGACATAAACATATCGTCCAGCCAAAGCGTATTTTTCTGAGGACGATTACGTGCAAAGGTTCCATCTGAAAGACGATATTCATGATACATTATGTAATTCATGTAATTGTTGATCAATGGATTAAGCTGTAATGAAGTATTCAGTCTGCTGGCTTTAATCATAGCCGCACACATAGCTCCTGCATCATCAAGAGCATGAGGAGCAAGGATTTGTCTCATCTGAGGATCTGTTGATCCTGTATTTTCCAATACTTTTTTAAAAGATGGAGCTACTTCAGATAAAAAGCGAAATCGATTATAAACATAGTCGGAAAAGCGACTATCACCTGTTGCCAGACCAGCATCAAGCATTGCAGCATAAGTTACTCCCCATTCATAGCTGGCAAGTCTGAAAGCTCCTTTATCTAACTGAGCATTCTCATCAATTTTACTATAATCGGTTATAGTTTTTTGCGTGTTTTTATCAATAACCCGCGCTGGAGTTTCAGTTTCTAGATAAGTAAGAACACGGGAAAGATCTTTTTTTATTGCCCCCGTTGAAAGTTCGCCGTATGGAACTTTGTAAGCAGGTTGCAATAAATGAAGAGGTGAATTGGAATCGTTTATTTTTTCTTTTTTCTGAGCATACAATGAAAATCCAGAAGTTATTTGCATTGCAGCAATCAGTAGTATTACTTTTTTCATATACATGTATAAACTTTTATTTGGATAAAATTAATACTATTTATTCAAATTAAAATCATATCCTCTAAATACACCTTTCAAATCAGGACCAAAATAGAATCCAGGTTGAGTTGGCTGATTATATGCCACATTCTGAGTTGCAATACTAATGCGATAAACAGGATCTTCAAGGAATGTGTGAAAACGATACTCTGTAGGAATAGTTGAAACATATAACCTCAAAGCACTATTGTCTGAAGTTCTGAGCAATACTTCTTCTCTCCAGTCGCCAACAATATCTCCCTGCAAGCAAGGGGTTGACTTTGTTCCATTATTCCAGGAACACCCATCGGCAACAAAAAGAGGTCGACATTCACCTTCATTCCAGTAATATTTACTAATTGTAATCTTATCAAGAAGCTCACGCAATAAATCACCATCCCACCACACTGCAGAATTTACAGGAAGTGTTTTTTTATCAGGATTAACTACCCCACCTTTTATATTGCGTATTCCACCACTTTCCAATGACCACATTTCAACTCCCGGATTCCATGGATCTATGTCAGCAGCCATTGCACGCCCTACATCAACAGAACTCTTTACCTGAAAAATAACTTTTCCAGTGCGCGCATCTCTGAAAGAAGATCCATCGCGTTTGTTCTCATGACAATCCCACACCTGAAGCTCTTTACTTGAAGGATCAAAAGCTGTCATATGCATTGCATCACCATGTCCCATTCCAGTAGTGTACAGTCCTTTACCATTATTGTCTATGGCACAAGCTCCATAGATAATTTCATCACAACCATCACCATCTACATCACCAACACGAAGATTATGATTTCCTTGTCCAGCATAACCTTCATTTCCTGGAATATTTGAATCAAAGGTCCAACGATTTTTCAACTCTTTCCCATTCCAGTCAAAAGCTGCAAGCACAGTACGTGTGTAATATCCACGACACATTACAACACTTGGGTGAACTCCATCCAGATAAGCTACACAAGCCAGGTAACGATCTGATCTGTTAGCATGATCATCACCCCATCCCATTAGATTTCCACGTTGCGGAATATAATCTATTGTAGACATGGCAGCTCCTGTCTGTCCATTAAAAACTGTCAGATACTCAGATCCGGTAAGGATGCGACCGCTTTCCGCACGATAATCAGCAGTTGCATTTCCTATTATTTGGCCTTTGCCATCGACAGTTCCATCAGAGGTTTTCATCACAACCTCAGCTTTATTATCTCCATCCAGATCAAAAACCATAAATTGAGTATAATGAGCTCCTGCACGGATATTCTTTCCCAAATCAATTCTCCAAAGTTTTTCTCCGTTAAGGCGATAACAATCAAAATATACATTGCCGGTATATCCATTGTGTGCATTATCATGAGCATTGGAAGGATCCCATTTCAAAATAATTTCATATTGGCCATCTCCGTCAACATCTCCAATACTAGCGTCATTCGGAGAATAAGTATACTTTTGACCATCCGGTGTAATACCGTCAGCAGGCTTATCAAGAGGTATATTTAAATAGCCAACAGGAGCATTGGCTGGAAGTGTATATGAACCTGATAACTCTTCACTCTCTTTTCCCTTAATTACTGATTTTACAGTATAAACCCTCTTTGCGGAATCCGGATCAGAATCTCTGAAGAATGTACCTTTTACAATAGGTTCCTTAGTTATTTTTATTCCATCGCGATAAACATTAAAACCTACATTCATCGGATCAGAAGAAAGATATCTCCATGAAACAAAAACATCCTTTGAATTTTCACGAACAGCTACTATTCCTCGTCCAAGCTTTTCACGCTTCATTGTAGAAAAGTTATAGTTAGGCTGAGCTGTCATCCATAAAGAGGATAATAAAAGCAGTGTTGTTAGAACTTTTTTCATTATTTATTCTATTAAATTTTAGGTAACAATTTATATTTTTTTCCTGTTTTAGTATTTAACTGTAAAAGTTATCACTTGGATTCAAAAATAGTTCATATTACTATATCAGGAAATGTATTTACGTACAAATACATGTAAAAACAAGCAAAACTAAGTTATTAAAATAATAAAGTGAATCCAAAAGTTATATTAAACTTTCAGATTCACTTTATTATTTTACATGAATGTACATTTGAATGGACTTTTTACAGGATAGAAAGTTTTAACCTATTTCATGTGATTACATAATCCTTTTAATCTCAAATCCTTAATTCCTTCAGCCACAAATTTTGCTATTTGCATAGCTCCTGCCTCTAAAGAATGAGTATCATCCTTAGATCCATCGGGTTTTGAGGAATCAACTCCGGGTTCAAGCCACATATAGAGAGACTTTGATTTTTCATCCCCCAACTTTAATACTAGGTCTCTTGTCTTTTGGTTGACATCAATCAGAGGCACATTATATTCTTTTGCAACTTCACGCGTAATACCCGGATATTGCTTGAGGCGATCGTCTACTAAAACTCCATCTTTAAATGTCCGCATAACTACAGGAGTGAGAAGGATTGAATTTGCTTTCTTCTGACGAACATCTGTAATAAACTTAATGAGGTTATTTTTGAAGTCTTCGGGCGAAGCATGGCGTTCAGGTTTATTGGAAGTATCATTATGTCCGAATTGAATAATTACCCAGTCGCCTTTTCTTATATTCGAAACTATTTCAGTCCATCGTCCTTCATCCTGGAAAGACTTTGTACTTCTTCCAGCTTTTGCCTTATTAACCACTTCGACCTTATCATTAAAATACAGAGATAAGAATTGCCCCCAACCTCTCTGTAATGTTTTTGTTGTATCGTATGACTGCGCTGTTGAATCGCCGGCAATATAAATACGCACTTTATTTGGTACACTTTGAAAACTAAGTAA
Proteins encoded in this window:
- a CDS encoding rhamnogalacturonan lyase, whose product is MKKVLTTLLLLSSLWMTAQPNYNFSTMKREKLGRGIVAVRENSKDVFVSWRYLSSDPMNVGFNVYRDGIKITKEPIVKGTFFRDSDPDSAKRVYTVKSVIKGKESEELSGSYTLPANAPVGYLNIPLDKPADGITPDGQKYTYSPNDASIGDVDGDGQYEIILKWDPSNAHDNAHNGYTGNVYFDCYRLNGEKLWRIDLGKNIRAGAHYTQFMVFDLDGDNKAEVVMKTSDGTVDGKGQIIGNATADYRAESGRILTGSEYLTVFNGQTGAAMSTIDYIPQRGNLMGWGDDHANRSDRYLACVAYLDGVHPSVVMCRGYYTRTVLAAFDWNGKELKNRWTFDSNIPGNEGYAGQGNHNLRVGDVDGDGCDEIIYGACAIDNNGKGLYTTGMGHGDAMHMTAFDPSSKELQVWDCHENKRDGSSFRDARTGKVIFQVKSSVDVGRAMAADIDPWNPGVEMWSLESGGIRNIKGGVVNPDKKTLPVNSAVWWDGDLLRELLDKITISKYYWNEGECRPLFVADGCSWNNGTKSTPCLQGDIVGDWREEVLLRTSDNSALRLYVSTIPTEYRFHTFLEDPVYRISIATQNVAYNQPTQPGFYFGPDLKGVFRGYDFNLNK
- a CDS encoding rhamnogalacturonan acetylesterase, with the protein product MKRILLLILIPVLLSFQSVPNKVRIYIAGDSTAQSYDTTKTLQRGWGQFLSLYFNDKVEVVNKAKAGRSTKSFQDEGRWTEIVSNIRKGDWVIIQFGHNDTSNKPERHASPEDFKNNLIKFITDVRQKKANSILLTPVVMRTFKDGVLVDDRLKQYPGITREVAKEYNVPLIDVNQKTRDLVLKLGDEKSKSLYMWLEPGVDSSKPDGSKDDTHSLEAGAMQIAKFVAEGIKDLRLKGLCNHMK